The following proteins come from a genomic window of Nostoc sp. TCL26-01:
- a CDS encoding XisH family protein, producing the protein MPAKDTYHDAVKNALIKDGWVITFDPYPIKYEEVKLLADLAGEKTISATREGELIVIEIKSFLGRSTMREFETALGQYLIYKTFIYITNPDYKIYLAISKNIHEKFFQQSAIQLILHKYQVLLLVVDINKEEIIEWIN; encoded by the coding sequence ATGCCTGCAAAAGATACGTACCATGATGCGGTAAAAAATGCTTTAATTAAGGATGGTTGGGTGATTACTTTTGATCCTTATCCTATAAAATACGAAGAAGTTAAATTACTTGCTGATTTAGCTGGAGAAAAAACGATTTCTGCAACCAGAGAAGGAGAATTAATAGTTATTGAAATTAAAAGTTTTCTTGGTCGTTCGACCATGCGTGAATTTGAAACAGCGTTAGGTCAATATCTAATTTATAAAACATTTATTTATATTACCAACCCGGATTATAAGATTTATTTGGCAATTAGTAAAAATATTCATGAAAAGTTTTTTCAACAATCTGCAATTCAATTAATTTTGCACAAATATCAGGTTTTACTGTTAGTTGTTGATATAAATAAAGAGGAGATTATCGAATGGATAAACTAA
- a CDS encoding rhomboid family intramembrane serine protease yields MFPLYDENPTRITPYFTYGLIGMNVLVFLHELSLSNGQLNLFFSQYAVVPQELTTNLAGEWMTLFTSQFLHGGWWHLISNMVFLWVFGNNIEERLGHFKYLIFYLACGALAALCQWAIGMYSTIPSLGASGAISGVLGAYLIRFPQARVTTLIFLGFFVTTISVPALVIIGIFFIQNVISGLASLQAAANMSVESGGVAYWAHIGGFVFGIILGPVFGLFRRDY; encoded by the coding sequence GTGTTTCCCCTCTACGACGAAAATCCGACGCGAATCACCCCGTATTTCACTTACGGTTTAATTGGGATGAACGTTTTAGTGTTTCTGCATGAACTGAGTTTGTCTAATGGACAGTTAAATTTATTTTTCAGTCAGTATGCAGTAGTACCACAAGAGTTAACCACCAATTTAGCTGGGGAATGGATGACCTTATTTACCTCACAGTTTTTACACGGCGGTTGGTGGCATTTGATATCAAATATGGTGTTTCTTTGGGTTTTTGGTAACAATATCGAAGAACGCTTGGGGCATTTCAAATATTTGATTTTTTATTTGGCTTGTGGTGCTTTAGCTGCTTTGTGTCAATGGGCTATTGGTATGTATTCTACTATTCCTTCTTTAGGTGCTAGTGGGGCAATTTCTGGAGTTTTGGGTGCGTACTTGATTCGGTTTCCGCAAGCTAGGGTAACAACTTTAATTTTCTTGGGTTTTTTTGTCACTACAATTAGTGTGCCAGCGTTGGTAATTATTGGGATTTTCTTTATCCAAAACGTCATTTCTGGTCTTGCTAGTTTACAAGCCGCAGCTAACATGAGTGTGGAATCAGGGGGAGTTGCTTATTGGGCGCACATTGGTGGTTTTGTGTTTGGGATAATTCTCGGCCCTGTATTTGGTTTGTTTAGGCGAGATTATTAG
- a CDS encoding NB-ARC domain-containing protein produces MTVEEAIALVEQLLERGRLTKAQEMVFRYSWEGKTYLEMTRDVKYDAGHIKDVGSELWRSLSQALGEKVTKNNLHGVLNRSVQQQNHPTTLSTLNHQPPNPHADWGDAPDVPVFFGRTEELELLKDWIIRDRTRCVAIVGMRGIGKTHLSLKLGLGGIGKTDLSLQLAKGIQDEFEFVIWRSLLNAPLLSDLLADLIKVLSKQQQTTLPERISDRISLLLQYLRTHRCLLILDNAETLLQAADPTGRYQADYEDYGQLIKQIGEVPHQSCLLLTSREKPQELIFMDGPTRPVRSLMLQGLDVEVGKQIIAELGDFTASEDDWRELIGLYNGNPLALQLVGKHILEVFFGNIADFLREGKPVFHDLQGLLSWHFQRLPVACCEVLYWLAINREPVTLAELREDLMLSTAKAALPATLGVLQRKLPLERTGDRFTLQPVLMEYVTDQLVAFTCKEIVNQDHELLRNYALIKAQSKDYLRQAQIRLILSPVIDSLMLALGSCQQIQLQLQELLKKLKQEALSHSGYAAGNILNLLRQIPANFSKFDFSYLTICQAYLQDVNLQNVNFSHCYFSKSTFTQSFGGVLSIAFSPDGKTLVSGNANCDIHVWQVADQQRLLTLRGHSNWVRKIGFSPNGQILASASKDSTVKIWQLPSGRCLHTLSEHTSSVNAVAFSPDGSILASGSSDLTIRIWQVLEGCCLKIMHGHNSAIMSVHFSPDGKQLLSSGVDKLIKIWDVETGKCLYTIREHENWVRAAHFSPNGTLLVSASCDKTVRIWNAQNYQCLGIFQGHTDWIWSAAWSRDNRLVASCSADQTIRIWDVETSTCLHTLKGHNHQIWGIAFSPDDQILASASEDQTIRLWQVSNGKCIACIHGYTNWVKAVAFNPNTLMLASGHRDHALRIWDIKSGECLHEFKAYSQGLPAVAFHPNLPIVAGGSQDATIKLWDIKTGECTHTFIDHTDEVWSLSFSPDGKLLASSSFDHTVKVWDIRLGECRLTLHGHTDRVAAVAFSPLGEILASGSDDCTIRLWDLQENRCIKVLQGHLGRVGAIAFSPDGKLLASPSLDQTVKIWDVSTGECLQTLQGHTSWVMAVCFSPDGQKIASAACDQTVKIWDIQAQKCVNTLHGHANWVWSVAFSQDGLILASASEDETIRLWDIQSASCHQILKATRPYEGMKITGVSGLTQAQLTMLRELGAV; encoded by the coding sequence ATGACGGTAGAAGAGGCGATCGCACTAGTCGAGCAACTATTGGAACGAGGACGCTTAACAAAAGCGCAAGAGATGGTATTTCGTTATTCCTGGGAAGGCAAAACTTACTTAGAAATGACGCGGGATGTTAAATATGATGCTGGTCATATCAAAGATGTTGGTTCTGAACTCTGGCGATCGCTCTCGCAAGCTTTAGGTGAAAAAGTTACCAAGAATAACTTGCACGGAGTATTAAACCGCAGCGTACAACAGCAAAATCATCCAACTACTTTATCGACTTTAAATCACCAACCTCCAAATCCCCATGCAGACTGGGGAGATGCTCCTGATGTACCAGTGTTTTTTGGACGCACAGAAGAACTAGAGCTACTGAAAGACTGGATTATTCGCGATCGCACTCGATGTGTGGCAATTGTGGGAATGCGTGGGATTGGCAAAACTCATCTTTCTCTAAAACTGGGATTGGGTGGGATTGGCAAAACAGATTTATCACTCCAGTTAGCCAAGGGTATCCAAGATGAGTTTGAGTTTGTGATTTGGCGATCGCTGCTCAATGCTCCTCTCCTGTCTGACTTACTCGCAGACTTAATTAAGGTGCTGTCTAAACAACAGCAGACAACACTACCAGAAAGAATTAGCGATCGCATTTCTTTGTTGCTTCAATACCTGAGAACCCACCGATGTCTCCTCATCTTAGATAATGCCGAAACTCTCCTCCAAGCCGCAGATCCCACCGGTCGGTATCAAGCTGATTATGAAGATTATGGACAGTTAATTAAACAAATTGGGGAAGTCCCGCATCAAAGTTGCTTACTGCTCACAAGCCGCGAAAAACCCCAAGAACTCATTTTCATGGATGGCCCAACTCGTCCAGTGCGCTCTCTGATGTTACAGGGGTTGGATGTTGAAGTTGGAAAACAGATTATTGCCGAGCTTGGTGATTTTACAGCTAGTGAAGATGACTGGCGGGAGTTAATTGGGCTTTATAATGGCAATCCTTTAGCACTACAGCTAGTTGGCAAACACATCCTAGAAGTTTTTTTTGGCAATATTGCCGATTTTTTAAGAGAAGGTAAACCAGTATTTCACGACTTGCAAGGACTTTTATCATGGCACTTCCAAAGGCTTCCCGTCGCTTGCTGTGAGGTGCTGTACTGGTTAGCAATCAATCGGGAGCCTGTTACTTTAGCAGAGTTACGAGAAGATTTGATGTTATCAACTGCTAAGGCAGCGCTACCTGCAACCTTGGGAGTACTGCAACGTAAGCTTCCCCTAGAGCGTACAGGCGATCGCTTTACACTTCAGCCTGTGTTGATGGAATACGTTACTGATCAATTAGTAGCTTTTACTTGCAAAGAAATCGTCAATCAAGACCATGAACTCTTAAGAAATTATGCCTTAATTAAAGCTCAGAGTAAAGACTATCTCAGACAAGCACAAATTCGTCTGATCTTGAGTCCAGTTATTGATAGTTTGATGTTAGCTCTGGGTAGTTGCCAGCAAATTCAGCTTCAGTTGCAGGAACTTCTCAAAAAATTGAAACAAGAAGCTTTAAGCCATTCAGGATATGCAGCCGGCAATATCCTGAATCTTCTGAGACAAATTCCCGCAAATTTCAGTAAATTTGATTTTTCTTATCTGACTATTTGTCAAGCATATTTACAAGATGTAAATTTACAAAATGTCAATTTTTCTCACTGCTATTTTTCCAAATCTACCTTCACTCAATCTTTTGGTGGGGTACTGTCAATTGCTTTTAGTCCTGATGGTAAAACCCTAGTGAGTGGTAATGCTAATTGCGATATTCATGTATGGCAAGTTGCAGATCAACAACGTCTTTTAACCTTGCGTGGACATAGCAATTGGGTACGTAAAATTGGTTTTAGTCCAAATGGACAGATTCTTGCTAGTGCCAGTAAAGATTCAACCGTCAAAATATGGCAATTGCCGTCCGGTAGATGCTTGCATACACTATCTGAGCATACAAGTAGTGTGAATGCAGTTGCTTTTAGCCCAGATGGTTCAATCCTTGCTAGCGGAAGTAGCGATCTAACTATTAGGATTTGGCAAGTGCTAGAGGGTTGTTGTCTCAAAATTATGCACGGACATAACAGTGCTATAATGTCTGTTCATTTCAGTCCAGATGGTAAACAATTGCTCAGTAGTGGTGTTGACAAACTCATCAAAATTTGGGATGTTGAGACTGGAAAATGCCTCTATACAATTAGGGAGCATGAAAACTGGGTAAGGGCAGCTCACTTCAGTCCGAATGGCACCTTGCTAGTTAGTGCCAGTTGTGATAAAACAGTGAGGATTTGGAATGCTCAAAATTATCAGTGTCTAGGAATTTTTCAGGGTCACACAGACTGGATATGGAGTGCAGCGTGGAGCAGAGATAATCGGCTAGTAGCTAGTTGTAGTGCAGACCAAACCATCCGTATTTGGGATGTGGAGACTAGCACTTGTCTGCATACCCTCAAAGGTCACAATCATCAAATCTGGGGTATAGCGTTCAGTCCAGATGATCAAATTCTTGCTAGTGCCAGTGAAGACCAAACTATCAGGCTATGGCAAGTTAGTAATGGTAAGTGTATTGCTTGTATTCACGGCTATACTAACTGGGTTAAGGCTGTAGCTTTTAACCCCAATACACTAATGTTAGCTAGTGGACACAGAGATCATGCTTTAAGAATTTGGGATATTAAAAGTGGTGAATGCCTGCACGAATTTAAAGCATACTCCCAAGGTCTACCAGCTGTAGCCTTTCACCCAAACTTACCGATAGTTGCAGGTGGTAGCCAAGACGCTACAATCAAACTTTGGGATATCAAAACTGGTGAATGCACTCATACATTCATAGACCATACTGATGAAGTTTGGTCATTAAGTTTTAGTCCAGATGGCAAACTTTTGGCTAGTAGCAGTTTCGACCATACTGTTAAAGTTTGGGATATTCGCCTTGGTGAGTGCCGTCTCACCTTACACGGTCATACAGACCGAGTTGCGGCGGTAGCCTTTAGTCCTCTAGGAGAAATTTTAGCTAGTGGAAGTGACGACTGCACCATCAGGCTTTGGGACTTACAAGAAAACAGATGTATCAAAGTATTGCAAGGACACTTGGGTAGAGTGGGAGCGATCGCATTTAGTCCTGATGGTAAATTACTAGCAAGCCCTAGTCTTGATCAAACAGTCAAAATCTGGGATGTGAGTACAGGTGAGTGTTTGCAGACATTGCAAGGACATACAAGTTGGGTCATGGCTGTTTGTTTTAGTCCAGATGGACAAAAGATTGCCAGTGCTGCCTGCGACCAAACTGTGAAAATTTGGGATATACAAGCACAAAAGTGTGTAAATACTCTTCATGGTCATGCAAATTGGGTCTGGTCAGTTGCGTTCTCTCAGGATGGTTTGATACTTGCTAGTGCTAGTGAAGATGAAACTATTAGACTTTGGGATATTCAATCCGCATCTTGTCATCAAATCCTCAAAGCCACTAGACCATACGAAGGTATGAAAATTACGGGAGTTAGCGGTTTGACTCAAGCTCAATTGACAATGTTAAGAGAATTAGGAGCAGTCTAG
- the acnB gene encoding bifunctional aconitate hydratase 2/2-methylisocitrate dehydratase, with translation MLEKYRQQVAERAALGIPPLPLDAQQTSELCELLKNPPKGEEDTLLHLLRDRIPPGVDAAAYVKAGFLTAVAKKQIKSPIISSIEAVQLLGTMIGGYNVQSLIELLQFATVSVSDSSETPLVMGGEGKEPIAAYAAAALSKILLVYDAFHDVLELSKTNPYAKRVIDSWAAAEWFTTRPQLPEYINVTVFKVPGETNTDDLSPATQATTRPDIPLHALAMLESRQPGSLETIAELKKKGHPVAYVGDVVGTGSSRKSAINSVLWHMGQDIPYVPNKRAGGYILGGAIAPIFFNTAEDAGALPIQCDVTKLETGMVITIYPYKGEITNEAGEVISTFTLKPETILDEVSAGGRIPLLIGRTLTDKTRQALGLAPSTEFIRPQPPADTGKGYTLAQKMVGKACGLPGVRPGTSCEPIMTTVGSQDTTGPMTRDELKELACLGFSADLVLQTFCHTAAYPKPVDIKTHHELPDFFSSRAGVALRLGDGIIHSWLNRMLLPDTVGTGGDSHTRFPLGISFPAGSGLVAFAGALGVMPLDMPESVLVKFTGELQPGITLRDIVNAIPYIAIQQGLLTVEKENKKNIFSGRIMEIEGLPDLKVEQAFEFTDATAERSCAGSTIKLSIETVSEYLRSNVALLKNMIARGYQDSRTLLRRIAKMEEWLANPVLLEADTDAEYAAIIEIDLNQITEPIVAAPNDPDNVKLLSEVANDPVQEVFVGSCMTNIGHYRATAKVLEGAGEVKTRLWIAPPTRMDEHQLKEEGVYSVFGAAGARTEMPGCSLCMGNQARVADGTTVFSTSTRNFNNRMGKGAQVYLGSAELAAVCALLGRIPTVQEYMNIVANKIHPFADNLYRYLNFDQIIGFEDEGRVIPLEDMPKIEDILGMPTAAR, from the coding sequence ATGTTAGAAAAATATCGTCAACAAGTTGCCGAAAGAGCAGCCCTCGGTATTCCGCCTTTACCGTTAGATGCACAGCAAACTTCAGAATTGTGTGAATTACTGAAGAATCCACCCAAGGGTGAGGAAGATACATTATTACATTTATTGCGCGATCGCATACCCCCTGGTGTAGATGCGGCAGCTTATGTAAAAGCTGGGTTTCTCACCGCCGTGGCAAAAAAGCAAATAAAAAGTCCCATAATTTCCTCCATAGAAGCGGTGCAACTGCTAGGAACGATGATAGGTGGCTACAATGTCCAGTCTCTCATCGAGTTATTACAATTTGCGACTGTATCTGTCTCCGACTCTTCTGAAACACCCCTAGTCATGGGGGGAGAAGGCAAAGAACCGATAGCAGCTTACGCCGCCGCCGCCCTCAGCAAAATTTTATTAGTGTATGATGCTTTCCATGATGTTTTGGAGTTATCGAAAACCAATCCCTACGCTAAACGGGTAATTGATTCTTGGGCAGCAGCTGAGTGGTTTACAACCCGCCCCCAACTACCAGAATATATTAATGTCACCGTCTTTAAAGTTCCCGGCGAAACCAACACCGACGACTTATCCCCCGCCACCCAAGCTACCACCCGTCCCGATATTCCCCTACACGCCCTAGCCATGCTAGAGTCACGGCAACCGGGAAGCCTAGAAACCATTGCTGAGTTAAAGAAAAAAGGACATCCCGTAGCTTACGTCGGTGATGTGGTGGGTACAGGTTCCTCTCGTAAATCAGCCATTAACTCAGTATTGTGGCACATGGGACAAGATATTCCCTATGTTCCCAACAAACGCGCTGGAGGGTATATTTTAGGTGGGGCGATCGCTCCCATCTTTTTCAACACAGCTGAAGATGCCGGTGCTTTGCCCATTCAGTGTGATGTCACCAAACTAGAAACCGGTATGGTGATTACCATCTATCCCTACAAAGGCGAAATCACCAACGAAGCTGGCGAAGTCATCTCTACCTTCACCCTCAAACCCGAAACCATTCTCGATGAAGTCAGCGCTGGTGGACGTATCCCCCTACTTATCGGCCGTACCCTCACCGATAAAACCCGCCAAGCCCTTGGTTTAGCACCCAGCACTGAATTTATCCGTCCCCAACCACCAGCCGACACTGGCAAAGGCTACACCCTAGCACAAAAAATGGTTGGTAAGGCTTGTGGTTTACCCGGTGTCCGTCCTGGTACATCCTGCGAACCCATCATGACTACCGTCGGTTCCCAAGACACCACAGGCCCCATGACCCGCGACGAATTAAAAGAACTCGCCTGTCTCGGTTTCAGTGCTGATTTAGTCCTGCAAACCTTCTGTCACACAGCCGCTTATCCCAAACCGGTTGATATTAAAACTCACCACGAACTCCCTGACTTTTTCTCTTCCCGTGCAGGTGTAGCATTGCGTCTTGGTGATGGTATCATCCACTCTTGGCTAAACCGGATGCTATTACCCGACACTGTGGGTACTGGTGGCGACTCTCATACCCGCTTCCCCTTGGGTATTTCCTTCCCCGCAGGTTCGGGGTTAGTAGCTTTTGCTGGCGCTTTGGGTGTCATGCCTTTGGATATGCCAGAGTCAGTCTTAGTAAAATTCACCGGAGAATTGCAACCAGGAATTACTCTGCGAGATATTGTCAACGCCATTCCCTACATAGCCATTCAACAAGGTTTACTGACAGTTGAGAAGGAGAACAAGAAAAACATTTTCTCTGGACGCATCATGGAAATTGAAGGCTTACCAGACTTGAAAGTAGAACAAGCCTTTGAATTTACCGATGCTACTGCTGAACGTTCCTGTGCCGGTTCTACAATTAAACTGAGTATCGAGACAGTTTCTGAATATCTGCGTTCTAATGTTGCCCTACTGAAGAACATGATCGCACGGGGCTACCAAGATTCTCGCACCCTCCTGCGGCGCATTGCCAAAATGGAAGAGTGGCTAGCAAATCCAGTGTTACTGGAAGCCGACACAGATGCCGAGTATGCCGCAATTATTGAAATTGATTTAAACCAAATCACAGAACCAATTGTGGCTGCTCCTAACGACCCTGATAATGTGAAATTATTATCGGAAGTTGCCAATGACCCAGTACAAGAAGTATTTGTCGGTTCTTGTATGACAAATATCGGTCATTATCGCGCCACAGCCAAAGTTTTAGAAGGTGCAGGTGAAGTCAAAACCCGCTTGTGGATAGCACCACCCACCCGCATGGATGAACACCAATTAAAAGAAGAAGGTGTCTACAGTGTTTTTGGTGCAGCTGGTGCGAGAACAGAAATGCCAGGATGCAGTTTATGTATGGGTAATCAAGCACGAGTTGCTGATGGCACAACAGTATTTTCCACCTCCACCCGCAACTTCAACAACCGCATGGGTAAAGGTGCGCAAGTGTATCTAGGTTCTGCTGAATTAGCCGCAGTTTGTGCGTTGTTAGGCCGCATTCCCACCGTGCAAGAATATATGAATATTGTGGCAAATAAAATTCATCCCTTTGCTGATAATTTGTATCGGTATTTGAACTTTGATCAAATCATCGGTTTTGAGGATGAAGGACGGGTGATCCCGTTGGAAGATATGCCCAAGATTGAGGATATTTTGGGGATGCCAACTGCGGCGAGATAA
- a CDS encoding carotenoid oxygenase family protein: MDKNSNHNSQPANHYHIPTSVIKTRRYEGCWELEIRQQENQGKQDQLIPLGELQLADLPPGLHGYAFIVGALFQSDNKPQEDGTQLYTGDGMVYRLGFADGKATLKTRIAKTPCYYADPATQFYLGDYAIEPIPFSPFKNKILSYFVKKHKLFSYFSAFRNGGPSRYSIFLGSRNQLNTAFLNTRDHLLLTMDAGRAYQLDPDSMELLEPVGSTQEWCSIFPIVSRLTSINIFDTYISSAHYVTDISSLNGQQDELFTTNYSTGYNGEFKEIVNGVLDSDCFRKVIQLFYNLLAIKFNPKQELGRFTHLIRYRFADEQKGLQPTMERWRLVLPNNEPVLVNQSLHQLAITEKYIILADIAFKMEFSQIFTPFLFGFLRLWKFNRTYSLGSFIYAIFLRAIKPLPFANLYIVDRQDLDRGNIGYSIEDSSDQQTTIKVKQVRLPREISHFTADYSHPEKNKITLHVGHVNGWDVTEWITHYDKSVPGKPFRQDLEGMMVSSTDLGSLGKYVIDGETGKIESSKTVQDIQSTWALSLYTHREIKRDSLTETAQEVKNIYWLSLGFTWELIPQRIYDAYKSDPRRVVPVEQLPDENKPITLLRLDTQQMKIEDYYQFPSGTYVSSTQFIPSSLPCPENIDESIHGFIICAVMLDPDPSQPNRPTDEFWIFHADDLNNKPIYRLSASLKDEPLNLAMTIHSTWLPDIRQQQYSENERCQRREKSVKEDYQHLIANKCKAVQELFDDIVFPHFTKQTLEKDFEEFLLPKD; this comes from the coding sequence ATGGATAAAAATTCTAATCATAATTCACAACCTGCAAATCATTATCATATTCCGACATCTGTCATTAAAACCCGCCGTTATGAAGGCTGTTGGGAACTAGAAATTCGTCAACAGGAAAATCAAGGGAAACAAGATCAACTCATTCCTTTAGGTGAGCTACAATTAGCAGACTTACCCCCAGGTTTACATGGCTACGCTTTTATTGTCGGGGCTTTGTTTCAGTCGGACAATAAACCTCAAGAAGATGGAACACAACTTTATACAGGCGATGGTATGGTCTATCGTTTAGGTTTTGCAGATGGCAAAGCAACACTCAAAACCAGAATTGCTAAAACTCCCTGCTACTATGCAGATCCTGCTACACAGTTTTATTTAGGAGATTATGCGATAGAACCCATACCATTTTCCCCTTTTAAAAATAAAATACTTTCATATTTTGTTAAAAAGCATAAACTATTCTCCTACTTTTCCGCTTTTCGCAATGGTGGGCCTAGTCGTTATAGTATTTTTTTAGGGTCTAGAAATCAATTAAATACAGCTTTTTTAAATACTAGAGATCATCTCTTACTAACAATGGATGCAGGCCGCGCCTACCAACTTGACCCAGACAGTATGGAACTATTAGAACCAGTCGGCTCTACACAAGAATGGTGCAGCATTTTTCCTATCGTTTCCCGATTAACATCAATTAATATTTTCGATACTTATATTAGTTCAGCCCATTATGTTACTGACATCAGTAGCTTAAATGGTCAGCAGGATGAGCTATTTACGACAAATTATTCAACAGGTTACAATGGCGAATTTAAAGAAATCGTCAATGGGGTATTAGATAGTGATTGCTTTCGCAAAGTTATACAATTATTCTACAACTTGTTGGCAATAAAGTTCAACCCTAAACAAGAATTAGGACGTTTTACTCATTTAATTCGTTATAGATTTGCAGATGAGCAAAAAGGGTTACAGCCTACTATGGAGCGTTGGCGATTAGTACTACCTAATAATGAGCCAGTACTAGTTAACCAATCTCTGCATCAATTAGCCATCACTGAGAAATATATTATTCTTGCTGATATCGCTTTTAAAATGGAGTTTTCCCAAATATTTACTCCTTTTCTGTTTGGATTTTTAAGATTGTGGAAATTTAATAGAACTTATTCATTAGGTAGTTTTATTTATGCCATATTTTTACGGGCGATTAAGCCTCTGCCATTTGCCAACTTATATATTGTTGATCGCCAAGACTTAGATAGAGGAAATATAGGATATTCCATAGAAGATTCATCAGATCAGCAAACAACAATCAAAGTTAAACAGGTGAGATTACCTAGAGAAATTTCACATTTTACGGCTGACTATAGTCATCCTGAAAAGAACAAAATTACACTTCACGTTGGTCATGTTAACGGTTGGGATGTTACCGAATGGATTACCCACTATGATAAGTCTGTTCCTGGTAAGCCATTTCGCCAAGATTTAGAGGGAATGATGGTGAGTTCGACTGATTTAGGTTCTCTTGGAAAATATGTGATTGATGGCGAAACAGGAAAAATAGAAAGTTCAAAAACTGTACAAGATATTCAATCAACTTGGGCGCTATCTTTATATACCCATCGGGAAATTAAACGCGATTCACTAACAGAAACAGCCCAAGAAGTTAAAAACATTTACTGGTTGTCTTTGGGGTTTACATGGGAACTGATACCCCAGCGCATTTATGATGCTTATAAATCAGATCCACGTAGAGTTGTTCCGGTTGAACAATTACCAGATGAAAATAAACCAATTACTCTACTGCGTTTAGATACACAACAAATGAAAATTGAAGATTATTATCAATTTCCCTCTGGAACTTATGTTAGTTCAACGCAATTTATTCCCAGTTCTCTTCCCTGTCCAGAAAACATAGATGAATCAATTCATGGTTTCATTATATGTGCAGTCATGTTAGACCCAGACCCTAGTCAACCTAACCGTCCTACAGATGAGTTTTGGATTTTTCATGCTGATGATTTAAATAATAAACCAATTTATAGACTGAGTGCTAGTTTAAAGGATGAACCATTGAATCTGGCTATGACAATACACTCTACTTGGCTACCTGATATTCGTCAGCAGCAGTATTCAGAAAATGAACGTTGTCAAAGAAGAGAAAAATCCGTGAAAGAAGATTATCAGCATTTGATTGCAAATAAATGCAAAGCAGTTCAAGAATTGTTTGATGACATAGTTTTTCCTCATTTTACCAAGCAGACCTTAGAGAAAGATTTTGAGGAATTTCTATTACCTAAAGATTAA
- a CDS encoding type II toxin-antitoxin system HicB family antitoxin, whose translation MKFLQDYTTVIRPDDNGTFVAYVPAIPGCHAWGQTPDEARIELIYVFEMIQEEYAEKGRSLPEDVELVIANAS comes from the coding sequence ATGAAGTTCCTACAAGACTACACTACCGTTATCCGTCCCGATGACAATGGTACATTTGTCGCTTATGTACCAGCAATTCCTGGTTGTCATGCTTGGGGTCAAACGCCGGATGAGGCACGTATTGAACTTATATATGTATTTGAAATGATTCAAGAAGAGTACGCAGAAAAAGGTCGTTCTCTACCTGAAGATGTCGAACTGGTGATTGCAAATGCCAGCTAA
- a CDS encoding XisI protein: MDKLTYHQNLIKQILLEYERISSQVPDPDIDEVLIFDDQRSQYLWFNIGWKNDKRVKAISVYVRIKNEKIYIEEDWTEEGIATELLREGVSKEDIVLAFHDPETRKLTEFAVV; encoded by the coding sequence ATGGATAAACTAACTTATCATCAAAACTTAATCAAACAAATCCTCTTAGAGTATGAAAGAATTTCATCACAAGTACCTGATCCTGATATAGATGAGGTATTAATATTTGATGATCAAAGAAGTCAGTATCTTTGGTTTAATATTGGCTGGAAAAATGATAAACGAGTGAAAGCAATCTCTGTTTATGTCCGCATTAAAAACGAAAAGATTTACATAGAAGAAGATTGGACTGAAGAAGGAATAGCAACTGAATTATTAAGGGAAGGCGTGTCGAAAGAAGATATTGTTTTAGCTTTTCATGATCCAGAGACTCGTAAATTGACTGAATTTGCTGTTGTTTAA